GCTTGTTTCATCCAGGCCTTTCTTCACTGCCCTTCAAACATGCCTCATCCATTCTTCTACCTGCTCTGTTCTTAAGCTACTCTTCCCATCTAGAATGTTCCTGACTTTCTGCACAGTCATCTCAAGTTCTCCATGAAACTCTGCTCAGCCTATTCCAGCTCCCTGAGATCTCTTTCCTGAAATCCTCAAACTCTTCTAGTTGGATTCTCTTATCAACATCTAATTATATAAACTGTCTTGTATGATGACCATTTTTGAAGTGTATTTGTCTTCAAAATGGATAACTGTCTAGATGGCAGGGACCAGCCTGAGATTTTCTGGTGTCAAAGCATCGTTCTCTTCTCAGAGCTGGTCTTCAATGTTTGTTAAGTGAATGTTGAAATACAGCACACATCTTCTACTACTGAGCCGAATGAAGAGGCTTATCCTTTGGAACCCGTGTAAAAGCCATTTCAACAACATCTGAATTCACGCGTTTAAATGATTAGGTGTGGAATTAGTCCTATTCCTAAATCCCCAGTGGTAAGCAGAGACAAACTTGAGCTTTATTGTATCAGCCCTTTAAAGATCCCCCCTCTTGCCCTTGATGAGCTGAATGCAAATAGGGCACCACAAACTGGATCTTAATTACAGTCAAATCCTCTCTGGCATAGGCTGGCCACAAAGGTAGAGACCCTACTTGCTGCCTGGTGACACAGGGTCGCTGGCCCTGCAGattagaaaaagagaatttgCTTCTTATGGGAAGCCATTCAGGGGGCCAAGCCAACTGGTATGGGCAGAATGTTTACTGTTCTCATGATGTTGCATCTGGACCTGCTGTTCATTTAGGAGTTTTTAATGGACTAGCCCACCAACTATAAAACTCCCTGGAGCCAACTGAGTGAGATAGGCAATAAGCCTGTGGGGCAAATTTGAAGCCTTAGAAATTAACTAGGCATGAGACCATCCTGGAACATCCCCAGGAAACTTGCTCCCAGAGAAGTCATGCTGCTGTTGCGTTGAGGGCAGACAGATCTTTCCAAACTGGCTGTTCCATTCCTTCAGCTTCTAAACAGGTCACTTACAAGCAGCCAGTTGGCTGTATATGACTCACAGACACATTTTGCCTGGCCTGTggagtgttttcttcttttttttttttctttcaacatttgaaTTAGTTGCTAACACTTAGAAATTAAGAGATTTCCcataaaaatctggatttcagATTTCTCTTGAAAACAGAGCACCTGCGCCCTTCTCCTTACTGGGGTATCTTTAAACGGGATATTCACTCCCCCCAGGCAGATACACTCATTTTTGTCCCCACCCAGCCCGTTTGTATTCCCTGATCTAAAATGTTGCAGGTTGCAAATTGGGGTGGGAGGTAGGATCAGATAGCTCTTTCAGTCTCTGgcaactccaggctctgtgatgatgccCCTGAAGGTGGAGGAGAtggcctggggctctgggagTCCATAATGCATTTGAGACAAGGCATTTTTTCATTAACACTGGTCTCTGAATTTCCGGTCACAAGTATCACATCCTGGAGCAATGAGCCTGTAGAATCCACGGCATTTGCAAACAGATGCTGGTCTCTGGTGGAGGATAACTGGAGTTAACTTTCACTGAGCCTCTGCTTTCAGCCCATTCTTCAATTTTGTAACAACCCTGTTAAGTAGATACTcaatcccatttctgggaggCAGACCCTGAGGCTAGGGCCTTGCAGCTAGTGGCAGGACGGACTCCAAAGCCTTCCTCTTAACCAGAGGCTTCTCTATCAACCTGCATATTATTAGCTCTTCTTAGGTCCTGTCTCAAGTTTCAAAACACATTCCCATTGTGGATTCAatactagttgttttttttttttaatgtttatatttggggggcgggcagagagaaagagagggagagagacaatctgaagcaggctccctgctgtcagcacagagcccactgcagggctcaatctaacggatcatgagatcaggatctgagctggaATCCAGTCCGGCCGTtacccgactgagctacccaggcgccccttaatactagtttttaaaacacacaaaaaagaatatttaaaccATATAGCATATTTGTGATGATTTTCTCAAGCCAAAGTGTGAAATGATCTGATTTCTGTAATGCACGATGGGAGTGGGTGGAGTAGGTGTCTTTGCCAGGGGTCTTTGTTTGCTTGTGGGACCCAGCAATGAGTTCTGTGGCCTAGAGCCTAGGGTGGGCAGGAGCAGCTTGTAGACTGCAACTCAGGTTCCTATAAATGTGTTGCGGGTTGGGAAGAAGCGATGGAAATTATCTCGGGTGTGTTTGGAGGACACgtaaattcattttttactaGTCTTTAATTATAATTTCTCTTCAAGTTTTTCCGAGATTTGGAAATAGGGTTCTAATTTAGCTGGTTCTAAACTTCCTCTCCTAACAATTCCTCACCTCTCCCTGACCCCACTCCATCTCATCCAAGTCTAGCACCAGCTTTTAAGGAACCTGAAAAACACTGGCTATAAGGTCATCTGGGAATTTTAGGAGGTTATGGATGTCggaaataaaagtgtaaaaaaaagggggaggaggaattGGTTTTGGCTTTAAGACACCGGAACTTCCAAGGTTCCTGCAAAACCATTTGGAGGTTTTGCAAACCCTTAAAGTCATCAGCGCCCCACTGCGGAATTCAAAGCTAAGCTTGTCACAATTGTTAACACCTTCTTTGAACAGTCTTTTTATATTTGACAATTATTCTCTTCTGCgcctctgcctcttttttttttttttttttttttttttttgcgggcaGGAAGGTTCTACTGTCTTGGTTTTAGGGAGTACCCTATACAACGAACAACCTCTCCGCGTGCCGCAACCGCAGGAAGATTTCCATCGCCTCCGCGGGCTTGCAGAGTGAGTAGATTTTGAGGCTTAGCggggcgcgggggaggggggacggagAGTTAACAGTTTTGGAAGTCGCTAGGGGTTATATTGAAAGTTAACGCTTCAGGTTCTAGGTTGAGCACAATGACCGCCTCCTCCTGGGCAGCTGGTCCGGAGGCGAGCGCGGAGGAGCTCCGCCTCTGGCTGCCTTGGGGGAACCCACCTTACCAGGGCGCAGAGACCGAATCTGGAGCCGCGTGCACGGGGGACCCCGCGTCCCGCCGAGCACCGGCCGCGTGTAGCCCTCTCCGACTGAGCTAAGAAGGGGGTGCTCCTCGCGGCCCTCTGGGGGAGCCCTCCCACTCTTTCCAACTTTCCCGGCCCTGGGGCCGGAGGAGGGCGCCTCTCCCGGCGGGTGCGCGCTCGGTACTTAAAGGCGGCTCCGTGGGGCCGGCGCTCGTCAGTCGGAGCGCGCAGCGGCGGCGGTGCACCGGGGAGCGAGGCGCGGCGGCGgcgaggagcaggaggaggggcatgGAGCCGCCGCGGGCCTGCTGAGTACCGGAGCGCGGGCAGCCGGCGGCACGGTGAGCGCGGGCCCGGCCAGCCGGCCACACCGGAGGGGCGGGCCGTGCCGCGCCGCGCGGGGGCTGCGCCGGGCTCCAGGGGTGCCGCTTGCCGAGCACGGCGGACCCCCACCGGCTTCCCCCGCCGGTCCGGCGCCGGCAGGCCGGCTGAGGGCTGCAGTATCTCCAGGCTCCCGGGCGGTGGttcctgcagccccctccccactgacccctcctcccattcttcctccatcctctcttcctccagcctctcctcccttcctcccttgcgGCTCCTGTTTTGTGAATGGATTAGGGGGCGGACGACGGTGCGGGGCACGAGGCTGGTTggagtctctccctcccccactccaccctGGGGGTTCGCACCTGTCCGGCACCGAAATGCCCAGCGCCTTGGTCCCTGCGGGTCAGCCGGGCCACGGCCGCGTGTATCCTTGGGCCCGGCCTCCCTTTTCCTAGCAGGCtcggaggggcggggggtgggggggtggacgGCCGGCCAGGCGCAAGGGAAAGAGCCCCAGCCCCGCGCACAAGTTTCCATCCCGCCGAGTGTGGGCCTCGTAGCAGGGCACACCTGTCAGCTGGAGAGGCTGCACACTGGCAGCCCCGCAAAGTTTCGGGTGTAGATTGGCGGCGTGCGTCCTTGGCTGAGGATTTTCTCCTTCCGTCatctgggtgtgtgtgggggggagaagTGTTCTAGGGAGCTCCCCCCAACCTCGTGTCCTTGAAGCCGGGTGCGCATTATACTAGGGGGACCGAGCTCTAGCGGATCCCTTCTGAGCGAAATGGGGGTGGATGAGAGGCGATCTAGGCTACCCTTCGCCCGCTTGGGTTGGCACGGCCCCCTGTCTGGGCAGGGGCGCCCCTTCCAGAGACCGCACCAGCACCTGATTGCTCGTGGGGTCTTTGGCTGTGGAACCTTATTGGCCCTCGGTGGGGTAGGGGTGCCAGGGTAGTGCCTCCAATTCGTGTGCGGGGTTGGGGGTCCTGCCCGGGAAAGGAAGGGGCCGGCGACATCGGAGATGCTGCCTTTGTCTGCAGGCACACTTTGCCAAGGTAACTGGGGCCCAGAGGAGATGAGCGGGGCCTGGTCCGACTGATTTCTTGGGTTTTCCGTTCCTTCCCCGCTGAGTCGTGGGAAACCGGCACGTGGGTGTGGCCGGCGCCGCCTGTGCCAGAAGGCGAGGCTCAGGCGGGGGTGAGAAGCCTGGCGAGTGCCTTCCCGGCTGCATTAACCTGGTGGGCACCGCCTCCGGCATTGCACCGAGGCGGGGCGCCAGCACCCGGCAGGTTGCTGGGCTGGCCTCGGCGCCCCCTGCCCTTTCCTGCGGCGCAGGTGGGCGGCGGTGCCCAGAGGCGCCCCTTTGGCATGTAAAGTCTAGAGGGCGACGGGGACCCTTCTGGAGTAGGTGCAGCCCCGGGGTTCCCCTGGGCAGCAGGCGCAtggcggcggggtgggggtggggggcagggaagactGGGAGTCCTGCAgaggaagcaggctcccagggaTGGCGGGGCAGAGCGCCTGGAGCCCGCGCTTCCCGAGGAGGCGAGGCTGCCAACAGCACTTTCCGGACCGCAGCTGCTGGAATGCTGTTGGTGCCTGAATCTCAGACTGATTTAGGCAGTGACTGCGTGCTTCTTACCCGTCCTATGTGGCAGGTGGTAAGGGAACAGACACTGTTCCCCTGGCAAGAAGGTGCATTTGTGTTGGGAGTGGGGCTCAGGGGAGTTGTGCTCAGGTGCATTTGTGTTGGGAGTGGGGCTCAGATCCAGAGTTGGAGAAGGTTGGAAGTGAGACCCCGTTGCCTGTGGCGGGTGGGTGGTGTTGGAAATGGGATCCTCCAGATGAGGCTGGTGGCAAAGAGTAGATGGGGAGGAGGCCTGGGTATGAATGGAGTGGGGGAGCTGTCCTCATCagaccctccccacctccccggcCTCCCCACTTGGATAGTCCATCGGGGCTGGAAGTGCTTCCAATTTCAGGCAAATTGTTTACCTGAGACCTACGGAGCCAGAAATCATTAGAACCCCTTCTTAGGCGGGGGACACCAAGTCTCAGACAACTTGGGCAAGGTCAGGCAGCCAGGAGGCGGTTGAGCTGTGTCTCAAGCACAAGTCTTCCGGTGCTGAGTCCTAGGCTCTTTTCATTAAAACACAGCTGTTCCCAACAGGGCGCTACTGGGAGCCCTGACTTAGTGCAGACCAAACCCGGCAGCATCTCCAGGAGTGGCAGGGCCTGTGGCTGAGCACAGAGATTCCGTGCGGGCACTAGGACCGAGTGGATGGGGCTTCCCAGGCcgccccccctcccttcccaggctGCTGCAGTGGTGGCTGCAGTTCCCTCCGACGCCCTGACTGCTGGGCTTCCAGGAGAGCTGTCCACACCCCAACTCTCATTTCCTTTTCGTCCTTGTCTGCTTTTCCCTGGttgctttccctttctttcctgcctctcaAGTAAATGAGAAAAAGGTGAGAAAGCAGAGAACACAGGGGGAACTTTGTCTGATTTTGCTGTTTGAAGAAAGGGAAGCTGCCTCCTCCACCTCTTTAtgtttcctgctctttctcctctttgcctCTCCTACTTTTTCATGGGCCTCATTGGTGCTTGTGCTTTGCTTCCCCTCCCACTGTGCAGCTCCCTAGTGGGTACAGGGCAGGTAGAAGCTCTTGGCCAATGGCTACCTCCCTGGCCATCCTCCTCTTTGCTCTCCCTGGGCCTCTCATGTGCTCAGAGCTGCCTCTGGCCTCAGGTTCCCCCCAACTGAAGCTTGCCTAGGAGAGCTTTGGGTCATGCACACCCCAGGACCGCCATCCACCAGGTGGGGATCACCTAGCTTTCTGGCTTTGGTTTGTCTAACAATAAAAAATGCTactctaaatgctttacatatgtAATCCATTTAACCCTTAAAGATGCTACAAGGTACAGCTGTAGTCCACACTTTACAGATGAGTTAACTAAGGGGCAGAACACAGTCACACAGAcagagagctgggatttgaaccccagtAGTTTGACTACCGAGTTGTACAAACAGTCTTAGTCATGCGCAGTCAGCGGCAGTGGTTTTTATTAGTGGATCATTTCCCCTCTTCTGGGCCAGGCCCAGAGAAAACACCCCCACTCCCATGGACTAGAAACGCTGCCTTCTGCCTGACTccacacctccctcctcccaccagaTGCCGGTGCAGCTGACGACAGCCCTGCGTGTGGTGGGCACCAGCCTGTTTGCCCTGGCGGTGCTGGGTGGCATCCTGGCGGCTTACGTGACAGGCTACCAGTTCATTCACACAGAGAAGCACTACCTGTCCTTCGGCCTGTACGGTGCCATCCTGGGCCTGCACCTGCTCATCCAGAGCCTGTTTGCCTTCCTGGAGCACCGGCGCATGCGGCGGGCGGGCCGGCCGCTGAAACTCGCCTCCCCATCGCGCCGCTCGGTGGCACTGTGCATCGCGGCATACCAGGAGGACCCCGACTACTTGCGCAAGTGCCTGCGCTCCGCCCAGCGCATCGCCTTCCCTGACCTCAAGGTGGTCATGGTGGTGGATGGCAATCGCCAGGAGGACGCCTACATGCTGGACATCTTCCACGAGGTGCTAGGCGGCACTGAGCAAGCTGGCTTCTTTGTGTGGCGCAGCAACTTCCATGAGGCAGGTGAAGGGGAGACCGAGGCCAGCCTGCAGGAGGGCATGGTCCGTGTGCGGGATGTGGTGAGAACCAGCACCTTCTCCTGCATCATGCAGAAGTGGGGAGGCAAGCGAGAGGTCATGTACACGGCTTTCAAGGCTCTTGGTGATTCAGTGGACTACATCCAGGTAAGCGTGCCTTCCCAGAAGCATGCAGACATGGGGGTGTGTCCAGCCAGCTGGGCCTATACTGTCCAGGGAGGTTAGGTCCAGTTTAGGTCTCTTGTGTTGAGCACACCCCTCCTCTGCGCTTCAGAAGGGCAACAAGACAGCTGCTGCTCGGAACAGCAGTCCTGGGGTCAGAAAGACCTGGGATGGGATCCTGGTTCTTCTGTTacttagctctgtgactttgggtggGTCTCTGGACTGGTATCCCACTACTAAGAAGAGCAGATCGGCGTGCGGCATTTACTGCATACCACACACCATTGCAGGAGCTTCAGAGACCATTCTTTTAATCCTCCTAGGATTCCTAGAGGATAAGTACTACTATTATTTTCACTCATAGGTGaacctgaagcacagagagggtaagtaatttgcctaatCTCACACAGCACTAAGGTGCAAAgataggatttgaacctaggcagtCCGTCTCATGTCTGCCCTTACCCGTTGTGCTATACTGCCTCGCCACTGGTAACATGGAGATGAGTCTCTCCATAAGAAGGTGTGGTGAAGAGTAAAATAAATCATGCTCCAAAGCACTCAAGTATTGTTTTAGTTATGGGCCAAAGGGTCCTTCTCTACCCCGTGTCAGATTTGCATTTGTGAGATGGAGAGACACGGCAGTGAGTCACCCCCCAGCTTAGTCCTTCAGCAGTCTCGGCAGGTCGGGATCCTGAACAGATTCAGTCTAGCTTCTGGTCCAAACTGTCACTGACATTAGCCTGAAAATTTTATTAGGCTGATTACATAGCTCCGATTCTCAAGTAACAAAATGTAGAAAGAACTGACTGAAACCACACACATGTCGGTACCAAGTAGAAACTGCACCCAGAACCCCAGATTTTTGGTCCAGCATCCACACCGTCCGT
This portion of the Panthera uncia isolate 11264 chromosome E2 unlocalized genomic scaffold, Puncia_PCG_1.0 HiC_scaffold_20, whole genome shotgun sequence genome encodes:
- the HAS3 gene encoding hyaluronan synthase 3 isoform X2 — its product is MPVQLTTALRVVGTSLFALAVLGGILAAYVTGYQFIHTEKHYLSFGLYGAILGLHLLIQSLFAFLEHRRMRRAGRPLKLASPSRRSVALCIAAYQEDPDYLRKCLRSAQRIAFPDLKVVMVVDGNRQEDAYMLDIFHEVLGGTEQAGFFVWRSNFHEAGEGETEASLQEGMVRVRDVVRTSTFSCIMQKWGGKREVMYTAFKALGDSVDYIQVCDSDTVLDPACTIEMLRVLEEDPQVGGVGGDVQPSGKGMAVEDDQVQAAQGRAAEAWSIHHCNSSREQ